From the genome of Mycobacteriales bacterium, one region includes:
- the add gene encoding adenosine deaminase, whose translation MTEADLVALPKAHLHLHLTGGMRHTTLIDLAERYGIRLPERLVDEVSDDWRLLGWPRFQRLYDLARGVLRSPADIERLIREIAEDEAANGSRWLELQITPTGYAARLGDLVTAMEVFCAAAAAAQAASGVGVRLIVAGNRTRPPWEAETLARLAVRFAADGVIGFGLSNDERQGSPETFAKAFRIARDGGLRAMPHAGELLGADSVERTIRALEPVRIGHGVRAVEDADVMALLADRGIACEVCPASNLALGVFAEAADLPVSRLEAAGVPVVIAADDPLLFGASLVEQYVAVRDALGYSRADLARLAKASITHSAMPPDLAQAAVADIDRWLTEVSVPPASVAT comes from the coding sequence ATGACGGAGGCGGACCTGGTCGCGCTGCCGAAGGCGCACCTGCATCTGCACCTGACCGGCGGCATGCGCCACACCACCCTCATCGACCTCGCCGAGCGATACGGCATCCGCCTCCCGGAACGCTTGGTCGACGAGGTCTCCGACGACTGGCGGCTGCTCGGCTGGCCGCGGTTCCAACGGCTGTACGACCTCGCCCGCGGCGTGCTGCGCAGCCCGGCCGACATCGAGCGGCTGATCCGCGAGATCGCCGAGGACGAGGCCGCCAACGGCTCGCGCTGGCTCGAGCTACAGATCACGCCGACCGGCTACGCCGCGCGACTCGGCGACCTCGTCACCGCGATGGAGGTGTTCTGCGCCGCGGCAGCCGCGGCGCAAGCGGCCAGTGGTGTCGGCGTACGCCTCATCGTCGCGGGCAACCGGACCCGGCCGCCGTGGGAGGCCGAGACGCTCGCCCGCCTCGCTGTCCGCTTCGCGGCGGACGGCGTGATCGGGTTCGGCCTGTCCAACGACGAGCGGCAGGGGTCGCCGGAGACCTTCGCGAAGGCGTTTCGGATCGCGCGCGACGGTGGGCTTCGCGCGATGCCGCACGCGGGTGAGCTGCTCGGAGCCGACTCGGTCGAGCGGACCATCCGGGCGCTCGAGCCGGTCCGGATCGGTCACGGTGTGCGAGCGGTCGAAGACGCCGACGTGATGGCGCTGCTGGCTGATCGCGGGATCGCGTGTGAGGTCTGTCCGGCCTCCAACCTGGCGCTGGGCGTGTTCGCCGAGGCCGCGGACCTTCCGGTCAGCCGACTGGAGGCCGCCGGCGTACCGGTCGTGATCGCGGCTGACGACCCGCTGCTGTTCGGCGCGTCACTGGTCGAGCAGTACGTCGCCGTGCGCGACGCGCTCGGCTACTCGCGGGCCGACCTCGCCCGGCTCGCGAAGGCCTCGATCACCCACTCGGCCATGCCGCCCGACCTCGCCCAGGCCGCAGTCGCCGACATCGACCGCTGGCTCACCGAGGTGTCCGTGCCTCCGGCGTCCGTAGCGACCTGA
- a CDS encoding exodeoxyribonuclease III — MRIATWNVNSVGARLPRLNEWLELAQPDVLCLQEIKCASDAFPGERAQELGYEVAAHGEGRWNGVAILSRVGLDDVTRDFPGQPAYAPPPDEDDPALIGTPPKVEARAVGATCDGVRVWSLYVPNGRTLESPHYAYKLEWLASLRTAVSAEIAANDRFVITGDFNIIPTDDDVWDITKFADSTHVTKPERDALQALRDLGLHDVVPRAMKYDTPYTYWDYRAGMFHKNQGMRIDLFYATAALAGEVKDAYVDRDARKGTGPSDHAPVVVDLG; from the coding sequence ATGCGGATCGCGACGTGGAACGTGAACTCCGTCGGCGCCCGGCTGCCGCGGCTCAACGAGTGGCTCGAGCTCGCCCAGCCGGACGTCTTGTGCCTTCAGGAGATCAAGTGCGCCAGCGACGCGTTCCCGGGCGAGCGGGCCCAGGAGCTCGGTTACGAAGTCGCTGCGCATGGCGAGGGGCGCTGGAACGGCGTCGCGATCCTGTCCCGGGTCGGCCTCGACGACGTCACCCGCGACTTCCCCGGCCAGCCGGCGTACGCCCCACCGCCCGACGAGGACGACCCGGCGCTGATCGGCACCCCGCCGAAGGTGGAGGCGCGCGCGGTCGGCGCGACGTGCGACGGCGTGCGGGTGTGGTCGCTGTACGTCCCCAACGGGCGGACGCTGGAGAGCCCTCACTATGCCTACAAGCTCGAATGGCTCGCCTCGCTGCGCACCGCGGTCAGCGCGGAGATCGCTGCGAACGACCGCTTCGTGATCACCGGCGACTTCAACATCATCCCGACCGACGACGACGTGTGGGACATCACCAAGTTCGCCGACTCCACCCACGTCACGAAGCCGGAGCGCGACGCGTTGCAGGCGCTGCGAGACCTGGGCCTGCACGACGTCGTCCCGCGTGCGATGAAGTACGACACGCCCTACACCTACTGGGACTACCGCGCCGGGATGTTCCACAAGAACCAGGGCATGCGCATCGACTTGTTCTACGCGACGGCTGCGCTCGCCGGCGAGGTCAAGGACGCGTACGTCGATCGCGACGCGCGCAAAGGCACCGGCCCGTCAGACCACGCGCCGGTCGTCGTCGACCTCGGCTGA
- a CDS encoding PspC domain-containing protein, whose product MTTADMPAGERRRLTRAHDGRVVAGVCQGAARYFDIDPVIFRIVLAALTVFGGAGVIIYVVAWALIPDEASPETRLERWFTTGGRVDLRQVILLALIAVCVVIFLATAHIFGHEYGAAAVAVIAALLLTELIGRQHGHGLFPPRQAAPAPSAPTMTASATPPVEWVAAPSAPIRPRERAWLGWLTFAAVVLAVGVLALVASSGAAHPQPADVLAVCVAVAGLGLVIGAFVGRARAMIPIGLLLVAMLGIANALPRNLTWSAGTRDWAPVSGDLASSYVLGAGKADLDLTRLDPTTSATVDARLGAGRLIVTVPRGMGVVVEAKVGAGRVYLFGHEQDGTGLDEHVSASPTAHDGTLTLQLQDGFGDLEVRDALA is encoded by the coding sequence ATGACCACAGCTGACATGCCCGCGGGCGAGCGGCGAAGGCTCACCCGCGCCCACGACGGGAGAGTCGTCGCCGGCGTCTGCCAAGGGGCGGCTCGCTACTTCGACATCGATCCCGTCATCTTCCGGATCGTGCTCGCCGCGCTGACCGTCTTCGGGGGCGCGGGTGTGATCATCTACGTCGTCGCCTGGGCCCTCATCCCCGACGAGGCCTCGCCCGAGACGCGGCTCGAACGCTGGTTCACGACAGGCGGGCGGGTCGACCTCCGCCAAGTAATCCTCCTGGCGCTGATCGCGGTCTGTGTCGTGATCTTCCTGGCGACGGCGCACATCTTCGGCCACGAGTACGGCGCGGCCGCCGTCGCGGTCATCGCGGCTCTGCTGCTGACCGAGCTGATCGGGCGCCAGCACGGTCACGGACTGTTCCCGCCGCGGCAGGCCGCGCCGGCGCCGTCAGCGCCCACCATGACGGCGTCCGCAACCCCGCCGGTCGAGTGGGTGGCCGCACCCAGCGCCCCGATCCGGCCTCGCGAGCGGGCGTGGCTCGGGTGGCTGACGTTCGCCGCGGTCGTCCTCGCCGTCGGCGTACTCGCTCTCGTCGCAAGCTCGGGGGCTGCGCATCCGCAGCCCGCCGACGTGCTCGCGGTGTGTGTCGCCGTTGCCGGGTTGGGCCTGGTCATCGGCGCCTTCGTCGGCCGGGCGCGGGCGATGATCCCGATCGGTCTGCTGCTCGTGGCGATGCTCGGGATCGCGAACGCCCTGCCTCGCAACCTCACCTGGAGTGCGGGCACCCGCGACTGGGCGCCGGTGTCGGGCGACCTGGCGTCGTCGTACGTCCTCGGCGCCGGAAAGGCCGACCTCGACCTCACCCGACTCGACCCCACGACCTCGGCCACCGTCGACGCACGCCTCGGCGCCGGCCGGCTCATCGTGACGGTGCCGCGAGGGATGGGCGTGGTCGTCGAGGCGAAGGTCGGCGCCGGCCGCGTCTACCTGTTCGGGCACGAGCAGGACGGCACCGGGCTCGACGAGCACGTCTCAGCCTCACCGACGGCTCACGACGGCACCTTGACCCTGCAACTGCAAGACGGTTTCGGCGATCTGGAGGTACGTGATGCGCTCGCATGA